One stretch of Rhodoferax lithotrophicus DNA includes these proteins:
- a CDS encoding lipoprotein-releasing ABC transporter permease subunit: protein MQLPYELILGWRYTRAGRATRRNGFISFISGVSMLGIALGVAALIIVLSVMNGFQKEVRDRMLSVVSHIEIFAPNGAALPDVARTLAQVKAHPLVVGAAPFIATQALLARGEDMKGTLVRGIDPAHEGEVTDLALELKTTGLNRLIPGEFGVILGGELARSLGVVTGDKVTLVAPSGQVTPAGVVPRMKQMTVVGTFDSGHYEYDSGLVLMHMDDAARLFRLEGPTGVRVRLSDLHQARAVAADLANTLTDQLLIRDWTRQNRTWFSAVQLEKRMMFIILTLIVAVAAFNLVSTLVMTVTDKRADIAILRTLGASPGSIMGIFVVQGAMVGVIGTLAGLALGLGVAFNIDVIVPAIEQLLHTTFLPRDVYLISRMPSDPQQADILPIALISLVLAFVATLYPSWRASRVNPAEALRYE from the coding sequence ATGCAACTTCCCTATGAACTCATCCTTGGCTGGCGCTATACCCGCGCTGGCCGTGCGACCCGGCGCAACGGGTTTATCTCGTTCATCTCGGGTGTCTCCATGCTTGGTATTGCGTTGGGCGTGGCGGCACTCATCATTGTGCTCAGTGTCATGAACGGCTTTCAAAAAGAGGTGCGTGACCGCATGCTGAGCGTGGTGTCCCACATCGAGATTTTTGCCCCCAATGGGGCAGCCTTGCCGGATGTGGCGCGTACGCTGGCCCAGGTCAAGGCCCATCCGCTGGTGGTGGGTGCTGCACCTTTTATAGCTACCCAGGCATTGCTGGCAAGGGGTGAAGACATGAAAGGCACATTGGTTCGGGGGATTGATCCGGCCCATGAAGGTGAGGTGACGGATTTGGCGCTGGAGTTAAAAACCACCGGCCTGAACCGGCTGATTCCCGGTGAGTTTGGTGTGATCCTGGGGGGGGAGCTGGCGCGTTCCCTGGGGGTGGTTACCGGGGACAAGGTCACGCTGGTGGCCCCCAGCGGCCAGGTGACACCGGCTGGCGTGGTGCCGCGCATGAAACAGATGACGGTGGTGGGTACTTTTGATTCGGGGCACTATGAATACGACTCGGGTCTGGTGCTGATGCATATGGACGATGCCGCACGCCTTTTCAGGCTAGAAGGCCCGACCGGTGTGCGTGTGCGGCTATCTGATTTGCATCAGGCCAGAGCCGTGGCCGCAGATTTGGCGAACACCCTGACCGACCAGTTGCTGATTCGTGACTGGACGCGCCAGAACCGCACCTGGTTTTCCGCCGTGCAGCTGGAAAAACGCATGATGTTCATCATCCTGACCCTGATTGTGGCGGTGGCGGCGTTCAATCTGGTCAGCACCCTGGTGATGACCGTCACCGACAAACGCGCCGACATTGCCATTTTGCGCACCCTGGGGGCCAGCCCCGGCAGCATCATGGGCATTTTTGTCGTGCAAGGTGCAATGGTTGGCGTGATCGGTACTTTGGCTGGACTGGCGCTGGGCCTGGGGGTCGCCTTCAACATTGATGTGATCGTGCCTGCCATCGAGCAACTGCTGCACACCACCTTTTTGCCGCGCGACGTGTACCTGATCAGCCGTATGCCCAGTGACCCGCAGCAGGCAGACATCTTGCCGATTGCCCTGATTTCACTGGTACTGGCTTTTGTCGCCACGCTCTACCCCAGCTGGCGTGCCAGCCGAGTTAACCCGGCAGAGGCCTTGCGTTATGAATAA